The following are from one region of the Candidatus Polarisedimenticolia bacterium genome:
- a CDS encoding FG-GAP-like repeat-containing protein, translating into MKRTPLAVLLGLAVLCGALLPCCEKSSASRESWMVKATIPAGTDLEAVLHANNLGVAHLERHHYGEAAKEFEKVVAAVPSWAEGHVNLAISRLSLHDDAAADEFRKALEIAPRQPYAHYGLGLLYKQGGDTGKAFEEFNKVLEVDPEDPDTLYNLGLLYAREGKHAEAIAALRKTLSAQPANVSARFRLASSLLAMGNKQEGEAEMARFKELSASGTGITLGLQYSEQGKYSFATTDYRALPVPPAAQSSKSSLRFTSVASSESGLVLVSGKAPESVPIAGCDPGGGIAAEDEDADGDVDLFFPGCGAGDGSRPALFRNNGAGRFEEATRKAGLQDLPPSLGAAFGDYDHDGFPDLAVAGPQGVRLLRNLGNGSYRDVTSEAHLAAQGVGSGVSWADADHDGDLDLVVARIGASAGGSPQSLPLLFYNNDGKGSFREVAAEKRLGDPVSALGATFSDLDDDRDIDFVLTPVRGPLRVFSNDRTGTFTELPKEYASAEASGDAALLADLDGDGWQDLVLPSVGWLRNRAGKGFALAKGLAGIRGARGASVADYDNDMDLDLAVAGDGVRLFSNDGAGSFSDITEAAGLEAAKKAPDARGVVSADLDGDGDIDLVVARHGSAPLLFRNEGGNLNNWLDVKLAGLHSNAPGAGTKVELHAGPVTQRREVRLGGGYLSQEPARVHFGLSGRAQADFLRLIWPGGVLQSELEVSGRSAVEVQELDRKGSSCPILFGFDGRRYQFITDFLGTGGLGFLLRPGVYAPPDPDEYVKIEAKQLAPKSGYYVMQVLENLEEVSYLDRVQLWVVDHPAGTSVYPNEHFGGSSPPAQEIFEFEKPIPLLRAFDDDGTEATRALAAIDRTYPDRFRIEERLPGFAQTHTLTLDFGSEARGKDNLVLFLYGWVDYGYSSSNLAASQAEMAPQSPRLEVAGPDGEWKVLEEDMGYPAGLPRMMTVDLRKAGRLEDPRLRITTNLRIYWDQIFLAQVNGEPPSKITKLPAAYADLHTRGYPREHSPDGRKPLIYDYGIMDRTSPFRNMAGDYTRFGVVTDLLKDVDDRYVIFGRGEEITLKFRAEGLPPLQRGWKRDYLFVSYGWCKDMDPNTAFPDTVEPLPFAGMSSYPYPEGEHYPDDPAHREYLKTYNTRKISGRP; encoded by the coding sequence GTGAAGAGGACGCCTCTCGCCGTCCTCCTGGGCCTCGCCGTTCTGTGCGGCGCGTTGCTGCCGTGCTGCGAGAAGTCTTCTGCCTCCAGGGAATCGTGGATGGTCAAGGCCACGATCCCGGCCGGCACCGATCTGGAGGCGGTGCTGCACGCCAACAACCTCGGCGTGGCACACCTGGAGCGCCACCACTACGGCGAGGCGGCCAAGGAGTTCGAGAAGGTGGTGGCGGCGGTCCCTTCGTGGGCGGAAGGACACGTCAACCTGGCCATCTCCCGGCTGAGCCTCCATGACGATGCCGCGGCCGACGAGTTCCGCAAGGCTCTGGAGATCGCGCCGCGACAGCCCTATGCCCACTACGGCCTCGGGCTTCTCTACAAGCAGGGAGGCGACACCGGGAAGGCCTTCGAGGAGTTCAACAAGGTCCTGGAGGTCGACCCGGAAGATCCCGACACACTCTACAACCTGGGCCTGCTGTATGCGCGGGAGGGGAAGCACGCGGAAGCCATCGCGGCCCTGCGCAAGACGCTGTCGGCCCAGCCGGCGAATGTCTCGGCGCGCTTTCGCCTCGCCTCATCGCTTCTGGCGATGGGCAACAAGCAGGAAGGCGAGGCGGAGATGGCGCGATTCAAGGAGCTCTCCGCCTCGGGGACCGGAATCACGCTGGGGCTGCAGTACTCCGAGCAGGGGAAGTACTCCTTCGCCACGACCGACTATCGCGCCCTGCCGGTGCCGCCGGCCGCGCAAAGCAGCAAGTCATCCCTCCGCTTCACCTCGGTTGCCTCGTCCGAAAGCGGTCTCGTCCTTGTCTCCGGAAAGGCACCGGAATCGGTCCCGATCGCGGGCTGCGACCCGGGGGGAGGGATCGCCGCCGAGGACGAAGACGCCGATGGCGACGTCGACCTTTTCTTCCCGGGGTGCGGCGCGGGCGACGGTTCCCGTCCGGCGCTGTTCCGCAACAACGGCGCCGGGCGGTTCGAGGAGGCCACGCGCAAAGCCGGCCTCCAGGATCTGCCGCCCTCGCTGGGAGCCGCTTTCGGCGATTACGACCACGACGGGTTTCCCGACCTCGCCGTCGCCGGCCCGCAGGGGGTCCGCCTGCTCAGGAACCTTGGAAACGGAAGCTATCGGGACGTCACATCGGAGGCGCACCTGGCGGCACAGGGGGTCGGCTCCGGAGTCTCCTGGGCCGACGCCGACCACGACGGCGATCTCGATCTCGTCGTGGCGCGTATCGGCGCTTCCGCGGGAGGATCGCCGCAGTCTTTGCCGTTGCTCTTCTACAACAACGACGGCAAGGGCAGCTTCCGGGAGGTGGCTGCCGAAAAGCGGCTCGGCGATCCCGTCTCGGCGCTGGGAGCGACCTTCTCCGATCTGGACGACGACCGGGACATCGATTTCGTCCTGACGCCCGTGCGGGGCCCTCTACGAGTTTTCAGCAACGACCGCACGGGAACCTTCACCGAGCTGCCCAAGGAATATGCCTCCGCCGAGGCCTCGGGGGACGCCGCGCTGCTGGCCGACCTGGATGGTGACGGCTGGCAGGATCTGGTGCTGCCGTCAGTGGGCTGGCTGCGCAACCGTGCAGGGAAGGGGTTCGCCCTCGCGAAGGGGCTGGCGGGAATCCGCGGCGCGCGCGGCGCCTCGGTCGCCGACTACGACAACGACATGGACCTCGATCTGGCGGTGGCCGGCGACGGTGTGCGCCTTTTCTCCAACGACGGCGCGGGGAGCTTCTCCGACATCACGGAAGCGGCCGGCCTGGAGGCAGCCAAGAAAGCACCTGACGCGCGGGGGGTCGTCTCGGCCGACCTCGACGGTGACGGTGATATCGACCTGGTGGTGGCGCGGCATGGGTCGGCTCCGCTGTTGTTCCGCAATGAAGGAGGAAACCTGAACAATTGGCTCGACGTGAAGCTCGCCGGGCTCCACAGCAACGCACCGGGGGCCGGCACGAAGGTCGAGCTGCACGCCGGACCGGTCACGCAGCGGCGCGAGGTCCGGCTGGGGGGAGGCTATCTTTCCCAGGAGCCGGCTCGAGTGCACTTCGGGCTGTCCGGGCGCGCCCAGGCAGATTTCCTGCGCCTCATCTGGCCGGGAGGCGTCCTCCAGTCGGAGCTCGAGGTTTCCGGCCGCTCCGCCGTCGAAGTGCAGGAGCTGGACCGCAAAGGATCCTCCTGCCCGATTCTGTTCGGATTCGACGGCCGGCGGTATCAGTTCATCACCGACTTCCTGGGAACGGGAGGGCTCGGCTTCCTGCTGCGTCCGGGAGTCTACGCGCCGCCCGATCCCGACGAATACGTGAAGATCGAGGCGAAGCAGCTGGCGCCGAAATCGGGCTATTACGTCATGCAGGTGCTCGAGAATCTCGAGGAAGTGAGCTACCTGGATCGGGTGCAGCTCTGGGTCGTGGACCACCCCGCCGGCACTTCCGTGTATCCCAATGAGCACTTCGGGGGCAGCAGCCCGCCGGCGCAGGAAATCTTCGAGTTCGAGAAGCCGATCCCGCTGCTGCGCGCGTTCGATGACGACGGCACGGAGGCCACCCGCGCGCTGGCGGCCATCGATCGGACCTATCCCGATCGCTTCCGGATCGAGGAGCGTCTGCCGGGGTTCGCGCAGACTCACACGCTGACCCTCGATTTCGGCAGCGAGGCGAGAGGGAAGGACAACCTGGTCCTCTTTCTCTACGGCTGGGTGGACTACGGCTACTCCTCGTCGAACCTGGCGGCCTCGCAAGCCGAGATGGCGCCGCAATCGCCGCGCCTCGAGGTGGCGGGGCCGGACGGCGAATGGAAAGTGCTCGAGGAGGACATGGGATATCCCGCGGGCCTGCCACGGATGATGACGGTGGACCTCAGGAAGGCGGGGCGTCTCGAGGACCCGCGTCTGCGGATCACGACCAACCTCCGGATTTACTGGGACCAGATCTTCCTGGCGCAGGTGAACGGGGAGCCTCCCTCGAAGATCACCAAGCTGCCGGCGGCCTACGCCGACCTCCATACCCGCGGCTATCCGCGGGAGCATTCTCCGGACGGCAGGAAGCCGCTGATCTACGACTACGGCATCATGGATCGCACCTCCCCGTTCCGTAACATGGCGGGCGACTACACCCGTTTCGGTGTGGTAACCGATCTCCTGAAAGACGTCGACGATCGCTACGTGATTTTCGGGCGAGGCGAGGAGATCACGCTGAAGTTCCGGGCGGAGGGGCTGCCTCCCCTGCAGCGCGGCTGGAAGCGCGACTACCTGTTCGTCTCTTACGGGTGGTGCAAGGACATGGATCCCAATACCGCTTTTCCCGATACCGTCGAGCCCCTGCCGTTCGCGGGGATGTCGAGCTACCCCTATCCGGAGGGGGAGCACTATCCCGACGACCCGGCCCACCGGGAATACCTGAAGACCTACAACACGCGGAAAATCAGCGGGCGTCCTTGA
- a CDS encoding branched-chain amino acid transaminase gives MKKEGLLAYFGGRQVPLADATVSVLTHAFLYGTAVFEGIRGYRASTGGDVLIFRLREHYQRLEKSCKILNIRLAHDVDALCRITSELVAANRLREDLYIRPIAYKSAERIGVHLSDESELVIVVVPFGKYLEDDRPLALGVSSWRRSEDNAIPSRAKVNGSYVNLALAASDARASGFDEAILLNEDGHVSEAAGMNLYLVRDGRLITPSVSANLLEGVTRDSIRSLAREELGLTVEERQMDRTELYVADEAFLVGTAAQVAPVGSIDRRNLGDGKMGPITARLKDLYGRVVRGQVSKYASWITRVPA, from the coding sequence ATGAAAAAAGAAGGACTCCTCGCCTACTTCGGCGGGCGTCAGGTGCCGCTCGCGGACGCCACCGTCAGCGTCCTGACCCACGCCTTCCTCTACGGCACGGCGGTTTTCGAAGGAATCCGCGGCTACCGCGCCTCCACCGGGGGCGACGTGCTGATCTTCCGGCTGCGCGAGCACTACCAGCGCCTCGAGAAGAGCTGCAAGATCCTCAATATCCGTCTGGCGCACGACGTGGATGCTCTGTGCCGGATCACCTCCGAGCTGGTGGCGGCCAATCGCCTGCGCGAGGACCTCTACATCCGCCCGATCGCCTACAAGTCGGCGGAGCGCATCGGCGTGCACCTGAGCGATGAATCGGAGCTGGTCATCGTGGTGGTGCCTTTCGGCAAGTACCTCGAGGACGACCGGCCCCTGGCGCTGGGAGTCTCGAGCTGGCGGCGCAGCGAGGACAACGCGATTCCGAGCCGGGCCAAGGTGAACGGCTCGTACGTGAACCTCGCCCTGGCGGCTTCCGACGCGCGCGCCTCGGGATTCGACGAGGCGATCCTGCTCAACGAGGACGGGCACGTCTCCGAAGCGGCCGGCATGAACCTCTATCTCGTCCGCGACGGCCGACTCATCACGCCCAGCGTCTCGGCGAACTTGCTGGAAGGGGTGACCCGAGACTCGATCCGGTCGCTCGCGCGCGAGGAGCTTGGGCTGACGGTCGAAGAGCGTCAGATGGACCGCACCGAGCTCTACGTGGCGGACGAGGCTTTTCTGGTCGGAACGGCGGCCCAGGTGGCTCCTGTCGGTTCGATCGACCGCCGCAACCTGGGAGACGGGAAGATGGGGCCGATCACCGCGCGGCTGAAGGATCTCTACGGCCGCGTCGTCCGCGGCCAGGTCTCCAAGTACGCCTCCTGGATCACGCGAGTTCCCGCCTGA
- the ribA gene encoding GTP cyclohydrolase II: MRISELANLPTRFGKFRVRAVSAGPGDREHLVVLRGRVAGKRRVPLRVHSECLTGDVMGSLRCDCRSQLEKSLRMLARRPEGVLLYLRQEGRGIGLMNKIRAYALQERGYDTVEANRRLGFRDDLREYSAAVRILKRLKVRSVALITNNPGKIEALERGGIPVDRRIPLVVPANRHNAGYLMTKRDRLGHLSASPAPAARRRKP; encoded by the coding sequence ATGCGTATCAGCGAGCTGGCGAACCTGCCGACGCGCTTCGGAAAGTTCCGGGTCCGTGCGGTGAGCGCGGGGCCGGGAGACCGCGAGCACCTCGTGGTGCTGCGCGGGCGGGTGGCGGGCAAGCGCCGGGTCCCTCTGCGCGTCCATTCGGAGTGCCTGACCGGCGACGTCATGGGCTCTTTGCGCTGCGATTGCCGCTCCCAGCTGGAGAAGTCTCTCCGTATGCTGGCGCGCCGGCCGGAAGGGGTCCTGCTGTACCTTCGCCAGGAAGGTCGCGGCATCGGGCTGATGAACAAGATCCGCGCCTATGCGCTGCAGGAGCGAGGCTATGACACCGTGGAGGCCAACCGCCGTCTCGGCTTCCGGGATGATCTGCGCGAATACTCCGCGGCGGTGCGCATCCTGAAGCGCCTCAAGGTTCGATCGGTGGCGCTCATCACCAACAACCCGGGCAAGATCGAGGCGCTTGAGCGCGGCGGCATCCCGGTGGACCGCCGCATTCCCCTCGTCGTCCCGGCCAACCGGCACAATGCAGGATATCTGATGACCAAGCGCGACCGGCTAGGCCACCTGAGCGCGTCTCCCGCGCCGGCAGCGCGCCGGAGGAAACCTTGA
- a CDS encoding D-aminoacylase: MFDLILRGGSVADGTGAPRFPADVAVQGGRIVEISPKLAASASGEIDLDGLVLAPGFIDLHSHSDLLFTLPESQQRQLLGGRLRQGITTELVGNCGYGPAPVTEESLPLLQKINGFITPDGVSWDWRSFAEFLEVAESRGPLLNMAALVSHGAVRIAAMGMKPDLPSTEELRSMDRSIRDALAAGAYGISYGLIYPPGQFARTDELVSTAASAAAGGGFAAFHQRGSGVDTCLAAVEEILEVGRRGRCPVHHSHEESVGPDAWGLVESVIRREERARREGIELTMDVIPYTWVCTTMLAVYPPWALEGGVEAFLERLRDPFLRSRMKREVGSAAPSWPPWEGNGWIMNLVREVGWERIHVGHVNSEANRSAVMLNLVELAAARRREPFDALSDLMLEEKGVVTQLIFGISGDARTDLPLLPLIAHPDRALVSDAWDIGKGSPHPGAYGAFPRVLGHYVQERGLLTLEEAIRKMTSLPAARLGVSDRGVVRPGAHADLVAFDPVLVRDRATCADPRLYPDGIELVVVNGTVAVRGGEIVAAHAGRVLRRGAA; encoded by the coding sequence ATGTTCGACTTGATCCTGCGCGGAGGATCGGTGGCGGACGGCACCGGCGCGCCGCGCTTTCCCGCCGACGTCGCCGTCCAGGGCGGCCGCATCGTGGAGATCTCGCCGAAGCTCGCCGCTTCCGCAAGCGGTGAGATCGATCTCGACGGTCTCGTCCTCGCACCCGGATTCATCGACCTGCATTCCCACTCCGACCTGCTGTTCACCCTGCCGGAATCTCAGCAGCGCCAGCTGTTGGGCGGGCGGCTGCGGCAGGGCATCACCACCGAGCTGGTCGGCAACTGCGGCTACGGCCCCGCGCCGGTCACCGAGGAGAGCCTGCCGCTTTTGCAGAAGATCAACGGCTTCATCACGCCCGACGGGGTCTCCTGGGACTGGAGATCCTTCGCCGAGTTCCTCGAGGTGGCCGAATCGCGCGGTCCCCTCCTGAACATGGCGGCGCTGGTGTCGCACGGTGCGGTACGGATCGCCGCGATGGGGATGAAGCCGGACCTTCCTTCCACGGAAGAGTTGCGCTCCATGGATCGATCGATTCGCGACGCGCTGGCGGCGGGGGCCTATGGAATCTCGTACGGCCTGATCTATCCCCCGGGACAGTTCGCGCGCACCGACGAGCTGGTTTCCACCGCCGCCTCGGCCGCGGCGGGAGGAGGCTTCGCGGCTTTCCACCAGCGCGGCAGCGGGGTGGACACCTGCCTGGCGGCGGTGGAGGAGATCCTGGAGGTCGGCCGGCGCGGTCGCTGTCCGGTGCACCACTCGCACGAGGAATCGGTCGGTCCCGATGCCTGGGGCCTGGTGGAGAGCGTCATTCGCCGGGAGGAGCGGGCGAGGCGCGAAGGGATCGAGCTGACCATGGACGTGATCCCCTATACCTGGGTCTGCACCACCATGCTCGCCGTATATCCGCCCTGGGCGCTGGAAGGAGGGGTGGAGGCTTTCCTGGAGCGGCTGCGCGATCCTTTCCTGCGCTCCCGCATGAAGCGGGAGGTGGGAAGCGCTGCCCCGTCCTGGCCGCCCTGGGAGGGCAACGGCTGGATCATGAACCTGGTGCGCGAGGTGGGTTGGGAGCGGATCCATGTGGGACACGTCAACAGCGAGGCGAACCGCTCCGCGGTCATGCTGAACCTGGTCGAGCTCGCCGCCGCGCGCCGGCGCGAGCCCTTCGACGCGCTCTCCGATCTGATGCTCGAGGAGAAGGGGGTGGTCACCCAGCTGATCTTCGGCATCTCCGGGGACGCGCGCACCGACCTGCCGCTGCTGCCGCTGATCGCACATCCCGACCGCGCCCTGGTGAGCGACGCCTGGGACATCGGCAAGGGCTCCCCTCACCCCGGTGCCTATGGAGCCTTCCCCCGGGTGCTCGGGCACTACGTGCAGGAGCGCGGCCTGCTCACCCTGGAGGAGGCGATCCGGAAAATGACGTCGCTGCCGGCGGCGCGGCTGGGGGTTTCCGATCGGGGGGTCGTACGCCCCGGGGCGCACGCCGACCTTGTGGCCTTCGACCCCGTGCTTGTGCGCGATCGGGCCACCTGCGCCGATCCGCGCCTCTATCCCGATGGCATCGAGCTGGTCGTCGTCAACGGTACGGTGGCGGTTCGCGGCGGGGAGATCGTCGCCGCGCATGCGGGCCGCGTATTGCGCCGGGGCGCCGCGTGA
- the folE gene encoding GTP cyclohydrolase I, translating to MKRAQRGRILDRAKMERGIRLFLEGLGPVLPERLLRQTPVLVARAYSEELLSGYREGEKPLLRPLREPAPDALVVVRGIRFVSVCRHHLLPFHGVASVAYWPTQRLAGFSSMARLVEAMARRLQIQEELSEEILDRLEDSLSPKGSACLIEATHECMTCRGAKQPGSRVTTLRVRGIFERGAARREVAAMLRVPQSGGAE from the coding sequence TTGAAGCGGGCGCAGCGGGGCCGCATCCTGGATCGCGCCAAGATGGAGCGCGGCATCCGGCTCTTCCTCGAAGGGCTGGGCCCGGTATTGCCGGAGCGCCTCCTGCGGCAGACTCCCGTCCTGGTCGCGCGCGCCTACAGCGAGGAGCTGCTCTCGGGATACCGGGAAGGGGAGAAGCCATTGCTGAGGCCGCTGCGGGAGCCGGCGCCCGACGCGCTGGTGGTGGTCCGAGGGATACGCTTCGTCTCGGTATGTCGGCACCACCTGCTTCCGTTTCACGGCGTCGCCTCGGTTGCCTACTGGCCAACGCAGCGTCTGGCCGGCTTCTCCTCCATGGCCCGGCTCGTCGAAGCGATGGCCCGCCGGCTGCAAATCCAGGAAGAGCTTTCGGAGGAGATTCTGGATCGCCTGGAAGATTCGCTCTCCCCGAAGGGCTCGGCCTGCCTGATCGAAGCCACTCATGAATGCATGACCTGCCGTGGCGCGAAGCAGCCCGGCAGCCGGGTGACCACCCTGCGGGTGCGCGGCATCTTCGAGCGGGGAGCCGCCCGCCGCGAGGTTGCGGCGATGCTGCGGGTGCCGCAGAGCGGTGGTGCGGAATGA
- a CDS encoding CRTAC1 family protein, translating into MRKFPGLMLIAALVACRGSAEPPSPPATPSSDSATTVPAAPDTPPTVRGEVRFEERARAAGIDFIHVNGAFGKKWLPETMGSGAVFLDYDGDGDQDLFLANGRSWPGRIAAGRAGGALYQNDGKGSFRDVTRRAGLALELYGMGAAAGDVDNDGDVDLYLTGLGSAHLLLNNGDGTFRDATASFGVGDPGWSTSAAFLDFDHDGDLDLFVCNYVAWTPETDLFCTLDGKKKSYCTPESYRGLTSRLYRNEAGKRFTDVSDAAGIAKGGGKSLGVATLDYDEDGWMDLAVANDTQPNQLFRNRGDGTFEEKGVETGMAYSESGVARGAMGIDAGDYLNRGPESLLIGNFSNQMLALYHNSGKVFIDKAPASALGPTSLLFLAFGLFFFDYDLDGYADILVANGHVEDEIQAVQERVSYEERPLLYRNLGDGNFEEVGMSSGPDMAKPVVGRGAAYADVDGDGDLDFIISVNHGAPRLLINRLPAQQRHAIRLTAEGVTGNRSAIGARFRLRAQGKEQRRWVKSGSSYCSQSELPITFGLGAATAADEVEVTWPGGKQEALGRLEAGRAYVVREGKGIVDSRPLAGLD; encoded by the coding sequence ATGCGCAAGTTCCCGGGGCTGATGCTCATCGCCGCGCTGGTCGCCTGCCGCGGCTCCGCGGAGCCTCCCTCGCCTCCCGCCACCCCTTCCAGCGATTCGGCAACCACGGTGCCGGCCGCGCCGGATACGCCCCCGACGGTCCGCGGTGAAGTGCGGTTCGAGGAGCGTGCGCGCGCGGCAGGCATCGATTTCATCCACGTGAACGGGGCCTTCGGCAAGAAATGGCTGCCCGAGACGATGGGCTCGGGCGCCGTCTTCCTCGACTACGACGGTGACGGCGATCAGGATCTGTTCCTGGCCAACGGCAGGAGCTGGCCGGGCCGGATAGCCGCCGGCCGCGCCGGAGGGGCGCTCTACCAGAACGACGGCAAGGGAAGCTTTCGCGACGTGACGCGCCGCGCCGGGCTGGCCCTGGAGCTTTACGGCATGGGCGCCGCGGCCGGAGACGTCGACAACGACGGCGACGTGGACCTCTACCTGACCGGTCTGGGAAGCGCCCACCTTCTCCTCAACAATGGTGACGGGACCTTCCGTGATGCGACCGCGTCGTTCGGCGTCGGAGATCCGGGTTGGAGCACCAGCGCCGCCTTCCTCGATTTCGACCATGACGGCGATCTCGACCTTTTCGTCTGCAACTACGTGGCATGGACCCCCGAAACCGACCTGTTCTGCACCCTGGACGGCAAGAAGAAGAGCTATTGCACTCCCGAGTCGTACCGCGGGCTCACCAGCCGCCTGTACCGCAACGAGGCGGGGAAGCGCTTCACCGACGTTTCCGATGCCGCAGGAATCGCCAAAGGAGGAGGCAAGTCCCTGGGAGTGGCGACGCTCGATTACGACGAGGACGGGTGGATGGATCTGGCGGTGGCCAACGACACGCAGCCCAACCAGCTCTTCCGGAACCGCGGCGACGGGACCTTCGAGGAGAAGGGGGTTGAGACCGGCATGGCCTACAGCGAGAGCGGCGTGGCGCGCGGGGCCATGGGGATCGACGCGGGGGACTATCTGAACCGCGGTCCCGAGAGCCTGCTGATCGGAAATTTCTCCAACCAGATGCTCGCGCTGTACCACAACTCCGGGAAGGTCTTCATCGACAAGGCTCCCGCTTCGGCGCTGGGCCCGACGAGCCTGCTGTTCCTGGCCTTCGGGCTCTTCTTCTTCGACTACGACCTCGACGGCTACGCCGACATCCTGGTCGCCAACGGCCACGTCGAGGACGAGATCCAGGCGGTGCAGGAGCGCGTCTCGTACGAAGAGCGCCCCCTGCTGTACCGCAATCTCGGGGACGGGAACTTCGAGGAGGTGGGAATGAGCAGCGGTCCCGACATGGCGAAGCCGGTGGTGGGCCGCGGGGCGGCCTACGCCGACGTCGACGGGGACGGCGACCTGGACTTCATCATCAGCGTCAACCATGGCGCGCCGCGGCTGCTCATCAACCGGCTTCCGGCCCAGCAGCGCCACGCCATCCGCCTGACGGCCGAGGGAGTCACCGGGAACCGCAGCGCCATCGGCGCCCGGTTCCGCCTGCGCGCGCAGGGCAAAGAGCAGCGTCGCTGGGTCAAGAGCGGCTCGTCCTACTGCTCGCAGAGCGAGCTGCCCATTACCTTCGGCCTGGGCGCGGCGACCGCGGCCGACGAGGTCGAGGTCACCTGGCCGGGGGGAAAGCAGGAAGCGCTGGGCCGGCTCGAGGCCGGCCGCGCTTACGTCGTGCGCGAAGGGAAGGGGATTGTCGATTCCCGGCCGCTCGCGGGCCTGGATTGA
- a CDS encoding CPBP family intramembrane glutamic endopeptidase: MRPRLAPWAACALWMVTGWLAIFAASVAMLAALKALPDSAPLRTALNFLPNLLGISLVLLLGLKESPAPASQVLFLRPPRWILLPGVALATLGLALLAAELDTWIEEIFPAPEWVMEIFRRALEYHTAIEFAGVFFFLVVVAPVTEEVLFRGLFLSRLLERYSPRTAVIGSAVCFGVFHILPWQVVTAALMGLFLGWLLLRSGSIAVPIAAHAIFNLLPVLATRVDPERTPFLQVVGAQSQEPVHLPGIWLAGAAAAFLLGTAAIRSLTTESGGPAAS, encoded by the coding sequence TTGAGACCTCGTCTCGCTCCCTGGGCGGCCTGCGCGCTCTGGATGGTGACGGGCTGGCTGGCGATTTTCGCCGCTTCCGTGGCGATGCTCGCCGCGCTCAAAGCGCTTCCCGACAGCGCGCCGCTGCGCACCGCGCTCAACTTCCTTCCCAATCTCCTGGGAATCAGCCTCGTTCTCCTGCTGGGTCTGAAAGAATCTCCCGCTCCCGCGTCGCAGGTCCTGTTCCTGCGACCGCCGCGCTGGATCCTCCTCCCCGGCGTGGCGCTGGCCACGCTGGGCCTCGCGCTGCTGGCGGCCGAGCTCGACACCTGGATCGAGGAAATCTTCCCGGCGCCCGAATGGGTCATGGAGATCTTCCGCCGGGCGCTCGAATACCACACCGCGATCGAGTTCGCGGGCGTCTTCTTTTTCCTGGTGGTGGTGGCGCCGGTGACCGAGGAAGTCCTGTTTCGCGGATTGTTCCTCAGCCGCCTCCTGGAGCGCTACTCGCCGCGCACCGCGGTGATTGGCTCGGCGGTCTGCTTCGGCGTGTTCCACATCCTCCCGTGGCAGGTGGTGACCGCCGCCCTGATGGGTCTCTTCCTTGGATGGCTGCTGCTGCGATCGGGATCGATCGCCGTGCCGATCGCGGCGCACGCCATATTCAACCTGCTGCCGGTGCTCGCCACGCGCGTGGATCCGGAGCGTACCCCCTTCCTGCAGGTGGTCGGGGCGCAGAGCCAGGAGCCGGTGCACCTTCCGGGAATCTGGCTCGCCGGCGCGGCCGCCGCCTTCCTCCTGGGGACGGCGGCCATCCGCAGCCTCACCACGGAATCCGGGGGACCGGCGGCCTCCTGA
- a CDS encoding RidA family protein has protein sequence MAGDAERTLEALGWKLPEVGKPLGSYVNSVRTGNLLFLSGKFPKENGKLKYVGKVGREITEEQAQDAARLAALSCLAATKAAVEDLDRVRRVVKLTGYVASAPGFYDSAKVLDGASDVLTRIFGERGKHTRLAVGVSELPLNACVELELVLEVE, from the coding sequence ATGGCCGGAGACGCAGAGAGGACTCTGGAAGCTTTGGGTTGGAAGCTGCCCGAGGTAGGCAAGCCGCTGGGCTCCTATGTCAATTCGGTCCGCACCGGGAATCTGCTGTTCCTGTCGGGGAAATTCCCCAAGGAGAACGGCAAGCTGAAATACGTCGGCAAGGTGGGACGCGAGATTACCGAAGAGCAGGCGCAGGACGCGGCGCGGCTGGCGGCCCTCAGCTGCCTGGCGGCGACCAAAGCCGCGGTCGAGGATCTCGATCGGGTGCGCCGGGTGGTGAAGCTGACCGGCTACGTCGCCTCGGCACCGGGGTTCTACGATTCCGCCAAAGTCCTGGACGGAGCCTCCGACGTGCTGACGCGGATCTTCGGCGAGCGCGGCAAGCACACGCGCCTGGCGGTCGGGGTTTCGGAGCTTCCTCTCAATGCCTGCGTGGAGCTGGAGCTGGTCCTGGAAGTGGAATAG